The genome window CGCTCATCATCGCGGGCCCCGATAGCACCTTCAGCGACCGCGACCGTTACGTGATCGACCAGTTCGTGATGAATGGCGGTCGCATCCTCTGGTGCATCGATGCCATGGACCCGCACCTCGATAGCCTTCGGCAGCGCCAATTCAGCATGGCCACGGCACGCGAGCTGGGCATCGAGGAATTGCTCTTCGCTTATGGCGCTCGGCTGAACAAGGACCTGGTGCTCGACAAGAGCTGCGCGCCGATCGAGATCTTCACGCAGCCCTACGGCAATCAGCGCAAGCTCGAGCGCTTCCCGTGGTACTTCGAGCCGGTGAGCGTGCCGCAGAGCGCGCATCCCATCGTGGCCAACATCGATCCGGTGCATTTCAAGTTCGCGGGCACCATCGATACCATCGGCGTCGATAGCGTGCGCAAGACCGTGCTGCTCACGAGCTCGCCGCTGAGCTTCGCCCAGAAGAACCCCGTGCGCGTGAGCCTGAGCATCGTGGAGATGGATCAAGGCTTCGAGCGGCGCAGCACGCCGCACCTGCCCATGGCCGTGCTCCTTGAAGGCTCATTCAGGAGCGCTTACTACGATCGGTTGCCCGGCGCCATCCGAAGCGATAAGGACGTGGCCTTCCGGGAGCGCAGTCCTCGCACCGCGCAGCTGGTGATCGCCGATGGCCAGGTGATCGCCAACCGCGTGGATGCCGCCAAGGGCATGTACTACATGCTGGGATTCGACCGCTACGCCAATGCCAAGCTCTACGGCAACCGAGAGCTGATCCTCAATGCCATGAACTACCTGCTCGATGACCGCGCGCTGATCAGCATCCGCTCGCGCGCCATCACCTTGCGGCCGCTGGATGCCGACCAGGTGGAGCAGCGCCGCGCGTATTGGCAGGCCATGGGCATCGGAGCGCCGCTCGCCATCAGCCTGCTGCTGGGCCTCGCTTACCAGGCGCATAGGCGCAGCGCGAACCTTCGCCCCAAGACCGCAACAGCCGAACGCTGATGAACCGCCGACTGATTCTCCTTGTGCTCGTGCTCGCCGGACTCGCCTTGGCCGCATGGTGGCTGAAGAAGCGCAGCACCGGAAGCACGCTCGATCCCGCGCTCTCCGACTTCGCCATCGCCGACACGGCGCGCGTCACCCGAATCCACATCGCCGATCGCACCGGGAAGCAGGTCGATCTGGTGCGCACCATGGAAGGCTGGATGGTGAACGGCGTCTTCAAGGCGAGGCAGCCCGAGGTCAGCACGGCGCTGAAGACCTTCAAGCGCATCGAAGTGAAGAGCCCGGTGCCCAAGAGCGCAGAGGCTATGACCTTGCGGACCATGGCCGCATACAGCACCAAGGTCGAGATCTACACCGGCGGCAGCGAGCCCGAGAAGACCTGGATCGTGGGCCATGCCACCAAGGACCACTTTGGGACCTATATGGTGCTGGAAAAGCCCGGTCTGGGCAGGAGCAGTTCACCATTCGTGATGGGCATGCCGGCTTTCACGGGCGTGCTCAATACGCGCTTCCCAACGAATCCCGACCAGTGGCGCAGCCCAGCGGTCTTCCGCTACGCCGACCTGCACTCGCTGGCCGAGGTTGAAGTGCAGCATACGGGTCGCCGTGACGCGTCGTACCGTATCCTGAACACGGGCGATGGCCCCCCGCAACTGGCCGCTCTGGATGGAACCGTGCTGCCGATGGACACCGTGCTGGTGATGGCCGCGCTGCTTCCTTTCAAGGAGTTCAACTACGAGGATATCGTGCGCACCATGGTGCCTGCCCGCCGCGATTCGCTGTTGAGCGCACCGCCCAATTTCACCGTAACGGCGAAACCGCGGAAGGGCGCTGCACAGGCCATGAAGCTCTGGTACATGCCCTTCATGGGAGATGCAAGCGCCTATGATGGGGCCCTGCCCCTGCACGAGCCGCTCCGGATGTGGGCCTTGGTGGAGGATACCTTGCTGGTTACGGTTCAGCGCCAGTATGTTGACCAGATGACCCAGCCTGCAGCGGCCTTCAGGCCCTAGGCCAGGAGCGCTGTGGAAAACGGTGATTTCGTGTTGAAAACCTCTGGTGCGGGCCGGATACATTTGCGCGGCCCGAAAAAACCCATTCCCTTCCAATGAAGTTCATAGTCTCCAGCACCGCCCTGCTCAAGCAATTGCAGAACCTGCAAGGCGTGCTCGCCAGCAGCAACACCCTGCCCATACTCGACAACTTCCTCTTCGAGATCGATGGCAAGCAGCTCACCGTCACCGCGAGCGACCTGGAGACCACCATCACGGCCACGATGCCCGTGGAAGCCAAGGAGAAGGGCAGCGTGGCCATTCCGGCTCGTTTGCTGCTCGATACGCTCAAGGCCTTTCCGGAGCAGCCGCTCACATTCAGCATCGACCCCAAGCATCACGGTGTGGAGCTGAGCAGCGAACAGGGCAAGTACAAGATGACCGGCTTCAATGGGGCCGAGTTCCCCAAGAGCCCGGCATTGGAAGGCGCCACCAGCCTTAGCCTGCCCGCCGGGACCCTGGCCAAAGCCATCAACAAGGCGATCTTCGCCACAGGTAACGACGACCTGCGGCCCGTGATGAGCGGCATCTTCTTCGAGCTCACGGAAGACGATATCCGCTTCGTGGCCACCGATGCGCATAAGCTGGTCCGGTACAAGCGCACCGATGTGCAAGCCCCGAAATCCGCCAGCTTCATCGTGCCGAAGAAGCCCTTGAACCTGCTGAAGGCCGCGCTGCTGGGAAGCAATGCCGACCTCAGCATCGAGTTCAACGAGAGCAACGCCGCCTTCCGCTTCGACAACACCCTGCTGGTGTGCCGCCTGATCGATGGCAAGTACCCCAACTACGAGGCGGTGATCCCGAAGACCAATCCCAACAAGCTCACCATCGACCGTGGCACCTTCCTGAGCACCGTGCGCCGCGTGAGCATCTTCGCCAACAAGACCACCCACCAGGTGCGGCTGCACATCAATGGGAGTCAGCTCACGGTGAGCGCTGAGGACCTTGATTACGCCAACGAGGCGCGCGAGCAGCTCACGTGCTCCTACGAGGGCGAGGAGATCACCATCGGCTTCAACTCCCGCTTCCTGATGGACATGCTCAACAACATGGAGAGCGAGCATGTCACCTTGGAGATGAGCGCGCCCAATCGCGCGGGCATCCTGCTGCCCGGTGAGCCCGGAGAACCCGGCGAGGACATCCTCATGCTGGTGATGCCGGTGATGCTCAACAACTGAGCGTCGGGCTTCTTCTTGCATCTGGCCGGTGGACCTTTGCCTCACGGCTGAGCCTTCAATATGGCCTTGCCACAGCGAAGGCCGATGGATTTGCTTGAGCCGGTTCAGAACAGGCTCGTGAACCCGAAGTGGACCTTGCCGCCGCGCAAGCCGATGGGGTTGCCGAACTGCTGGCCCAGTGCGTAGGTGAGGCCGAATAGCCCAGCCTTGGTCTCGAAGGTGGTGCCCAGGCCGAAGCCGCGCGGCGCATCGGTGAGCAACTGCGCGCGGGCAGCATCCTCCCACCAGCCC of Flavobacteriales bacterium contains these proteins:
- the gldG gene encoding gliding motility-associated ABC transporter substrate-binding protein GldG, with protein sequence MSTLRSKRITDLTELLVGIGIVGLLLFIASFARVRLDLTSEQRYTLTPATQELVRGLEDILYVKVYLAGELPADLKQLERATRDVLDEMRAVSPEHVQYSFIDPSAEADDKVRRAQYDQLQDAGLVYSSIRVKEKGGFSEKIVFPGALVTFREKTVPVQLLKTQLRTPDAEIVARSITNAEYELASAIRQATTRQKARIAFLEGHGELQEMETADIANALSAQYDVSRVRIDGRVDALSTKNEGMRYRVNNFEALIIAGPDSTFSDRDRYVIDQFVMNGGRILWCIDAMDPHLDSLRQRQFSMATARELGIEELLFAYGARLNKDLVLDKSCAPIEIFTQPYGNQRKLERFPWYFEPVSVPQSAHPIVANIDPVHFKFAGTIDTIGVDSVRKTVLLTSSPLSFAQKNPVRVSLSIVEMDQGFERRSTPHLPMAVLLEGSFRSAYYDRLPGAIRSDKDVAFRERSPRTAQLVIADGQVIANRVDAAKGMYYMLGFDRYANAKLYGNRELILNAMNYLLDDRALISIRSRAITLRPLDADQVEQRRAYWQAMGIGAPLAISLLLGLAYQAHRRSANLRPKTATAER
- the dnaN gene encoding DNA polymerase III subunit beta, which encodes MKFIVSSTALLKQLQNLQGVLASSNTLPILDNFLFEIDGKQLTVTASDLETTITATMPVEAKEKGSVAIPARLLLDTLKAFPEQPLTFSIDPKHHGVELSSEQGKYKMTGFNGAEFPKSPALEGATSLSLPAGTLAKAINKAIFATGNDDLRPVMSGIFFELTEDDIRFVATDAHKLVRYKRTDVQAPKSASFIVPKKPLNLLKAALLGSNADLSIEFNESNAAFRFDNTLLVCRLIDGKYPNYEAVIPKTNPNKLTIDRGTFLSTVRRVSIFANKTTHQVRLHINGSQLTVSAEDLDYANEAREQLTCSYEGEEITIGFNSRFLMDMLNNMESEHVTLEMSAPNRAGILLPGEPGEPGEDILMLVMPVMLNN